The following proteins are encoded in a genomic region of Aliiroseovarius sp. F47248L:
- the moaD gene encoding molybdopterin converting factor subunit 1: MVEIMYFAWVRERIGEPREKVETEASTVAELVDELRAREPRYAAAFADLSALRVALDQELADFDAHLKGVREVAFFPPMTGG; this comes from the coding sequence ATGGTTGAGATTATGTATTTTGCCTGGGTGCGTGAACGCATTGGCGAACCGCGCGAAAAAGTTGAAACTGAAGCGTCAACTGTAGCTGAACTGGTGGACGAACTGCGAGCCCGTGAACCACGGTATGCTGCTGCGTTCGCCGATCTGTCCGCACTTCGTGTAGCGTTGGATCAGGAGCTTGCAGATTTCGATGCCCACTTGAAAGGCGTGCGCGAGGTTGCGTTCTTCCCGCCTATGACAGGAGGGTAA
- the pgsA gene encoding CDP-diacylglycerol--glycerol-3-phosphate 3-phosphatidyltransferase, with amino-acid sequence MRWNLPNILTVARLVAAPLLPVMFLYFARPWADWYAMILFIVASITDYLDGYLARAWKLESLFGAAMDPIADKAMVLIALLVINGYAGVTPWILLPSALIIYREVFVSGLRETLGDRARALKVTNLAKWKTTVQMVAIAVLFSTGIFQHSLLDRMQGMDQATVDGIFNGTIPDGIGLLYYEAAGRWSAWLGITLLWIAGALTVVTGWDYFRKALPFLKEEPDHG; translated from the coding sequence ATGAGATGGAACTTGCCCAACATTCTGACCGTCGCCCGGTTGGTCGCCGCGCCGTTGTTGCCGGTGATGTTTCTATACTTTGCGCGCCCGTGGGCGGATTGGTATGCGATGATCTTGTTCATTGTCGCTTCGATCACCGATTATCTGGACGGGTACCTGGCACGTGCGTGGAAACTGGAAAGCCTGTTCGGAGCAGCGATGGACCCGATTGCCGACAAGGCGATGGTGTTGATCGCGCTGCTGGTGATAAACGGCTATGCCGGGGTGACGCCGTGGATCCTGTTGCCCTCGGCGCTGATCATCTATCGCGAAGTGTTCGTATCCGGCCTGCGCGAGACGCTGGGCGACCGTGCGCGTGCGCTGAAAGTGACCAATCTGGCAAAATGGAAGACCACCGTGCAGATGGTGGCGATCGCAGTTCTGTTTTCGACCGGAATTTTTCAACACAGCTTGCTGGACCGGATGCAGGGCATGGATCAAGCGACCGTTGACGGCATCTTTAACGGTACGATCCCTGATGGAATTGGTTTGCTATACTACGAGGCCGCTGGTCGGTGGTCCGCTTGGTTGGGAATTACACTGCTGTGGATCGCTGGTGCGTTAACGGTTGTGACGGGCTGGGACTATTTCCGCAAAGCGCTGCCCTTTTTAAAAGAAGAGCCTGACCATGGTTGA